Genomic DNA from uncultured Desulfuromusa sp.:
ATTGCCAAAGCTCCCGGTTCGCTTGCAGATGATCCTCATTTATTGGGGCGACCACGTCATTTTGACATCACTGTCCGTGGGGTTCAAATTAATTCAGGAGCAGGTTTTCTGGTGGTTTTTACCGGCGATATTTTGCGTATGCCGGGATTACCGAAACGGCCTGCTGCTGAACGTTGGCAGTTGCAGCAGGATGGGTCTATTGGTGGTTTGGAATAGGCTCTAACCTTCAATGAAACAGAGAGCAATTCGAGGAGGCTCAACAATGTATGATGTCATCATTATCGGTGGGGGAGTTGTGGGCTGTGCTCTTGCGCGAGAGCTGTCTCGCTATAATCTGCAACTGGCACTGCTTGAAAAGGAGGTGGAAGTTGGTTTCGGCACAAGTAAAACTAACTCGGGGATTATTCATTCAGGACATCACTCGCCGGATGCCACGCTTAAAAGCCGATTCGAATGGGCCGGTAACCAGATGTGGGATGACCTTGCCCGGGATCTAAAGTTCGGTTTTAAGCGGATTGGTGAATTGCTCATAGCGCAGCGCCCCGAGGATTTAAAATTTCAGGAGAATCTTAAGCGTCAGGGAGAATTGCGAGGAGTAACAGGTCTTGAACTCTGGGGACAGAAACGGCTGCAAAAAGAAGAACCCAACCTCAGCCACGACATTCTTCAAGCTCTCCATGCACCAACTGCAGCGGTTATTAATCCTTATGAGGCGTGCTTCGGATTGATTGAATCTGCTCGCCAAAACGGAGTTGAGCTCTTTTGTTCTCATCCGGTCATGAGCATCAAAAAAAATGGAGAGGGGTTCTCTGTCCATACGCCGCAACAAAATTTCCAGAGTCGTATTGTTCTCAATGTTGCCGGGGTGTTTGCGGACAAGATCGCAGCAATGGTCAATGCCGATAATTTTAAAATATTCCCCCGCAAGGGTGAAGAATATATGTTGGATCGTCGGCTGCAGGGGATTGTGACTCACCTGATTTTCCCAACCCCTTCAGCGACCAGCAAGGGGGTGTTGATTATCCCGACTGTTGATGGCCCGATTATGGTCGGTCCAACCGCAGAAGATGTCAATGATCGGGAAGATTTCTCAACCAGCTTTGCCGGGGCGTCTAAAGTCTTTGCATCGGTGCGTAAATATTGTCCGGCGATTTCTGAACGTGACACCATTACTGAGTTTGCAGGGCTGAGGGCGGTCGCTGATACCAATGATTTTATTATCGAACCCTCATCGGTGGCTGGTTTCTATAATATTGCCGGAATCCAGTCACCCGGCCTGACTGCGGCTCCAGCCATTGCCACCTATGTAACTGATATGCTCCGTGCCGATGGTTTGGCTCTGGTGAAAAAAGATTACTGGAAGGCAGATATTGACGGGCCACCCCGTTTCTCACGGATGACACCAGCAGAGCAGAAAGCCGCAATTCTGAAAGATCCGAGGTATGGGAGAATCGTCTGTCGTTGTGAATCGGTGACTGAAGCGGAGGTGCTCTATGCAATTCAACATGGTGCCCGTACCCTTGACGGGGTGAAGTTCAGGGTGCGGGCCGGAATGGGACGTTGTCAGGGGGGATTCTGTACGACCAGAATTATGGACATTCTGTCGCAGACCCTGGGAATTCCGTTGACGGAAATAACCAAACGGGGTCGGGGATCAGAAGTTTGTATCCCACGGCACGATAATATCGCAGCAGGGGATGGTGTATGAATAGTCCACTGAAAAAACAGTATGATGTGGTGATCGTCGGTGGTGGCCCCGCCGGATTAGCGGCAGCTTTGAGTGCCCGGAAGTCCGGAGCAGGGGATATCCTTATTATTGAGCGGGAAGTTGAAGCCGGTGGTATTCTCAACCAATGCATCCACAGTGGTTTTGGTCTGCACCATTTCAAGGAGGAATTGACGGGTCCTGAATACGCTGAACGCTTTATTGGCAGCGTCCTCTCCGAGAACGTCACTGTCTTGACTAACTCATATGTGATTGATATCAGTCCTGCCTTGCAAGTGGAGATTATCAGTGGTCAATGCGGCTATTTGAGTCTGCAGGCGAGGGCTGTTGTTTTGGCCATGGGGTGTCGTGAGCGGACGCGAGGGGCAATCCGTACCCCTGGATTCAGGCCTGCCGGGGTCATGACTGCAGGCTTGGCACAAAAACTGGTGAATATGAAAGGTCTTCTTCCCGGGCGGCGGATTGCGATTCTTGGTTCCGGTGATATCGGTCTGATCATGGCGCGTCGTTTGGCTTTAGAGGGATGTGATGTCGTTGGCGTCTATGAATTTTCTCCCTACTCCAGTGGTCTGACCCGCAATGTGGTTCAATGTCTCGATGATTTTGATATCCCTCTTCACCTCTCTGCAACTGTCGCGTTTATTCATGGGCGTGATCGTGTTGACTACTTGACAATTGCGCCGGTGATCAATCAGAGCACTCCTGATCTCAGTCGATCCTGGGATGTTGATTGCGATACGCTCCTCCTTTCTATTGGTCTGATTCCGGAAAACGAACTTTCAACCAAGCTCAGATTGCATATGGATGCAGCGACCGGTGGCCCGCAGGTGAGCAGCACTCTGGAAACGTCTCTGCCGGGGGTCTTTGCTTGCGGCAACGTATTGCATGTCCATGACATTGTCGATTTTGTTTCGGAAGAATCTCTTCGGGCGGGGCAATTTGCGGCTGAACTGGCTATGGGAAAACGTCGTCCCGGTGACAATATTGCTTTACAGAAGGGGGCTAATATTGCTTCCTGTGTTCCTCACAGTCTTTCCCCTGACCGTGAGCAGGTTATCTACCTTCGAGTCAAACAGCCGATGAAAAATTGCACTCTAACCCTCGGCGATCGTTATGAGAAAAAATTTCGTATGCTGATTCCCGCAGAAATGATCCGACTGACCCTTGCTCCTGAGGTTCTTGACCACTACTTCGGCGATAATCTGAAAATCGAAGTTCACCCGCAGGAGGTTGAATAAATGGAAGAGAAGAAAACTCTGACCTGTATTGGTTGCCCGCTGAGTTGCCCATTGCAGTTGACCATTATTGATGGTGAAATTCAGGAAATTACCGGATATAGCTGTAAAAGAGGTGAAGATTATGCGCGTCAGGAATACACGGCCCCGAGAAGGATGGTGAGTACGACCATTGCTTGTACTTCGGGATTGTGGCCACGATTACCGGTTAAAACAGCTGCTGCGGTCCCCAAGGATAAAGTCATGGCTGTCGTTGAAAGATTGCACTGTCTCGAAATTTCAGCTCCGGTTCAGGTCGGTCAAGTTATTCTGGATGATGTTGCTGAAACCGGCATTGCGGTGATTGCAACCCGCAGTCTGCCTCTGCAGGAAACAGGACCGGCGTTGTAGTGACATGTCTGGTTATCGCAGGTCGTCCAGGGTCAGAATAGACTCGATATCCCGACGGTCTGATTTGTTGATGATGACAGCTGCTCCCACCATATTTGCCTCTGCTTGAGAGAGGATCTCTTCAATTGCTTTCAGGGTTGAGCCTTTGGCGAAAAAATCATCAATAAATAAAATGTTATCTTGCGGGTGGAGAACCTCTTTGGAAACATAAAGGGTGGTTGATTCCTGTTTGGTAAAGGAGTAGCTGGCCGCAGCATAATACTCCGGCATGGTGATAGGGCGTTTTTTCTTGGCATAGATAAATGGCACTTTTAGTTTCAGGGCGACAGCCTGGGCAAGCATGATGCCACTGGTTTCAGCTGTGAGGATCTTTGCGACCTGCAAATGGGCAAAGCGGGCGGCAAGATCATCCCCCAGTTGATGAATCAGAACCGGATCCACCATGTGATTAAGGAACTGGTCAACCTTTATGATCTCACCGTTAATCTCACCATCCAGTCGGATGCGTTCCAGTAACAGATTTGCTGCGCTCATTTGCGATCCTCCCGGTCGTATGGAAGGCCCAGACCTTCCGGTTGCTGACTGGCTCCCTTTTGCAACCGTAATGTGGAAATGACCAGAACAAGGATGGTGAAAAAGTAAGGAAGCATCTGTAAAATATGGGCGCTGATAGTTGTTCCCATGGCCTGGAAGCGCAGTTGCATTGCGGTGATTCCGCCAAACAGATAGGCTCCCACCAACGCTTTTTGACTTGACCATCCGGCAAAAATAACGAGCGCCACTGCAATCCAGCCACGACCTGCACTCATGTTTTCAATCCACATTGGGGTACTGGCCAGACTCAGGTAAGCGCCGCCGATACC
This window encodes:
- a CDS encoding DUF1667 domain-containing protein — encoded protein: MEEKKTLTCIGCPLSCPLQLTIIDGEIQEITGYSCKRGEDYARQEYTAPRRMVSTTIACTSGLWPRLPVKTAAAVPKDKVMAVVERLHCLEISAPVQVGQVILDDVAETGIAVIATRSLPLQETGPAL
- a CDS encoding NAD(P)/FAD-dependent oxidoreductase, which codes for MYDVIIIGGGVVGCALARELSRYNLQLALLEKEVEVGFGTSKTNSGIIHSGHHSPDATLKSRFEWAGNQMWDDLARDLKFGFKRIGELLIAQRPEDLKFQENLKRQGELRGVTGLELWGQKRLQKEEPNLSHDILQALHAPTAAVINPYEACFGLIESARQNGVELFCSHPVMSIKKNGEGFSVHTPQQNFQSRIVLNVAGVFADKIAAMVNADNFKIFPRKGEEYMLDRRLQGIVTHLIFPTPSATSKGVLIIPTVDGPIMVGPTAEDVNDREDFSTSFAGASKVFASVRKYCPAISERDTITEFAGLRAVADTNDFIIEPSSVAGFYNIAGIQSPGLTAAPAIATYVTDMLRADGLALVKKDYWKADIDGPPRFSRMTPAEQKAAILKDPRYGRIVCRCESVTEAEVLYAIQHGARTLDGVKFRVRAGMGRCQGGFCTTRIMDILSQTLGIPLTEITKRGRGSEVCIPRHDNIAAGDGV
- a CDS encoding FAD-dependent oxidoreductase, whose translation is MNSPLKKQYDVVIVGGGPAGLAAALSARKSGAGDILIIEREVEAGGILNQCIHSGFGLHHFKEELTGPEYAERFIGSVLSENVTVLTNSYVIDISPALQVEIISGQCGYLSLQARAVVLAMGCRERTRGAIRTPGFRPAGVMTAGLAQKLVNMKGLLPGRRIAILGSGDIGLIMARRLALEGCDVVGVYEFSPYSSGLTRNVVQCLDDFDIPLHLSATVAFIHGRDRVDYLTIAPVINQSTPDLSRSWDVDCDTLLLSIGLIPENELSTKLRLHMDAATGGPQVSSTLETSLPGVFACGNVLHVHDIVDFVSEESLRAGQFAAELAMGKRRPGDNIALQKGANIASCVPHSLSPDREQVIYLRVKQPMKNCTLTLGDRYEKKFRMLIPAEMIRLTLAPEVLDHYFGDNLKIEVHPQEVE
- a CDS encoding phosphoribosyltransferase family protein; amino-acid sequence: MSAANLLLERIRLDGEINGEIIKVDQFLNHMVDPVLIHQLGDDLAARFAHLQVAKILTAETSGIMLAQAVALKLKVPFIYAKKKRPITMPEYYAAASYSFTKQESTTLYVSKEVLHPQDNILFIDDFFAKGSTLKAIEEILSQAEANMVGAAVIINKSDRRDIESILTLDDLR